From Ascaphus truei isolate aAscTru1 chromosome 20, aAscTru1.hap1, whole genome shotgun sequence, one genomic window encodes:
- the IER2 gene encoding immediate early response gene 2 protein, which translates to MDGQAHQDAIHREAQRIASLSAWKMLHTRTQRGGMRLHRSLQLSLVMRSARDLILSSARIPDPSPAAAAAPAPAPARESRKRRGCGAGLTDLVPSKRARLWQEAPQPQPQGGAFPGLAEVLQRLLGVVPPPLPGGCRSLGGGTQIQGLNARPVEAF; encoded by the coding sequence ATGGACGGCCAAGCTCACCAAGACGCCATCCACCGCGAGGCCCAACGCATCGCCTCCCTCTCCGCCTGGAAGATGCTCCACACCCGCACCCAACGGGGCGGCATGCGCCTCCACCGCTCCCTGCAGCTGTCCCTGGTGATGCGGAGCGCCCGAGACctcatcctctcctccgcccGGATCCCCGACCCCTCGCCAGCCGCCGCCGCCGCCCCGGCACCCGCGCCGGCCCGGGAGAGCCGCAAGAGGAGGGGCTGCGGAGCCGGGCTGACCGACCTGGTGCCCAGCAAACGGGCTCGCCTGTGGCAAGAGGCCCCCCAACCGCAACCCCAGGGGGGCGCCTTCCCCGGCCTGGCCGAGGTCCTGCAGAGGCTCCTGGGGGTCGTGCCGCCCCCTCTGCCCGGGGGTTGCCGGTCTCTCGGCGGCGGGACGCAGATCCAGGGTCTCAACGCTAGGCCGGTGGAGGCTTTTTGA
- the WDR83OS gene encoding LOW QUALITY PROTEIN: PAT complex subunit Asterix (The sequence of the model RefSeq protein was modified relative to this genomic sequence to represent the inferred CDS: deleted 2 bases in 2 codons), giving the protein MSGNSSSDPRRPGRVQRYKPPTSETSPTLEDPTPDYMNLLGMIFSMCGLMLKLKWCAWIAVYCSFISFANSRSSEDTKQMMSSFM; this is encoded by the exons ATGTCGGGGAACAGCAGCAGCGACCCGAGGAGGCCGGGGAGGGTccagag GTACAAACCCCCGACCAGCGAGACCTCCCCCACGTTAGAGGACCCCACCCCGGACTATATGAACCTGCTTGGGATGATT TTCAGTATGTGCGGCCTGATGCTGAAG ttGAAGTGGTGTGCTTGGATCGCTGTT TATTGCTCCTTTATCAGCTTTGCAAATTCTCGCAGCTCTGAGGACACCAAGCAGATGATGAGCAGCTTTATGTAA